In the Bremerella alba genome, one interval contains:
- a CDS encoding DUF4175 family protein: MSTSKLGSLKTQLRRLRNARDRVRLGLTLTSSIFWISGTLLLWFLLDFGFNLSPLHRGLMMLVSVPVLAYGLSQAMIALRGWGTSIINTAISVEHTHGIDGDLVAALQFEQGQAIGSTELQAAVVDYVAEMKDEIDIFEGFETHHLSSRFFVVGLIAAMFAASCVFAPRHVSAYFQRLTLANVSYPTKTLIASISINGHEVDLSDPDQRIPVGYGSGLAITIECQGVLPKTCRLTLEDEKGEATSATLEPTDDDTGKYVYSIPRLIQPIQYQVFAGDTESPLLGIEIITLPALKVELAATPPDYAKNIQLASHSSSTHMAVLAGSDVSLKVLADRDLVAPELTLLRGASQSTTKLTPTAQSENAWRLDDQQASLQDIQETVTYELNAVDHFGLSPASPIRGTIRVVPDRLPSASLQTIHHIVLPTASPVLRYRASDDFGLANLTFHLKIHRGQTAPRVVEVPLQRLTASQPPQTSLEGEFPLDLSPWALEVGDRVEVTLLATDFRNNAQEMPGQSDPVNLEIGDESTVLAAIAEADKQSEQMLSELIQQQLGLGETQ; this comes from the coding sequence ATGAGCACCTCGAAACTAGGCAGTCTGAAAACACAACTGCGACGCCTGAGAAATGCCCGCGATCGAGTCCGCCTGGGCTTGACGCTAACGTCGTCCATTTTCTGGATCTCAGGCACGTTGCTGTTATGGTTTTTGCTCGACTTCGGATTCAACCTGAGCCCGCTGCATCGTGGATTGATGATGCTAGTGAGCGTTCCAGTGCTTGCCTATGGCCTAAGTCAGGCGATGATCGCACTGCGTGGCTGGGGAACGTCGATTATCAACACGGCGATATCCGTCGAACATACGCACGGGATCGATGGCGACCTGGTCGCGGCCTTGCAGTTTGAACAAGGCCAGGCCATCGGCTCGACCGAACTACAAGCGGCCGTTGTTGATTACGTCGCCGAAATGAAGGACGAGATCGATATCTTTGAAGGGTTTGAGACGCACCATCTTTCAAGCCGATTCTTTGTGGTGGGGCTGATCGCAGCGATGTTTGCCGCATCGTGTGTTTTCGCTCCGCGACACGTTTCGGCTTACTTCCAGCGACTAACCCTGGCCAATGTCAGCTATCCGACAAAGACCTTGATCGCGTCGATATCGATCAATGGACACGAGGTCGACCTGAGCGACCCGGACCAGCGTATCCCGGTCGGCTACGGAAGCGGGCTCGCCATAACCATTGAGTGCCAAGGCGTCTTGCCGAAGACCTGCCGCCTGACCTTGGAAGATGAAAAGGGAGAAGCCACGTCGGCCACCCTCGAGCCGACCGATGACGATACCGGCAAGTACGTTTATTCGATCCCACGACTGATTCAACCGATTCAGTACCAAGTTTTTGCCGGCGACACGGAAAGCCCCCTGTTGGGTATCGAAATTATTACGCTACCGGCGCTCAAGGTCGAGCTTGCCGCGACGCCGCCTGACTACGCGAAGAACATTCAACTTGCCAGTCATTCCTCGTCGACCCACATGGCCGTGCTGGCCGGGAGTGATGTCTCGTTGAAGGTGCTGGCCGATCGCGATTTGGTTGCCCCTGAGTTGACGCTCCTTCGCGGCGCATCGCAATCGACGACCAAGCTTACCCCCACCGCACAATCGGAGAATGCCTGGCGGCTCGATGACCAACAGGCATCACTACAGGACATTCAAGAGACGGTCACGTACGAGCTGAACGCGGTCGATCATTTCGGCCTGTCACCAGCCTCGCCCATACGGGGGACCATCCGCGTTGTGCCAGACCGGCTTCCCAGCGCGTCGCTGCAAACTATTCACCATATCGTCTTGCCGACCGCATCGCCTGTGCTGCGTTACCGCGCGTCGGATGACTTCGGTCTGGCGAATCTCACGTTTCACTTAAAGATTCATCGCGGGCAGACGGCTCCCCGTGTGGTGGAAGTTCCTCTCCAACGATTGACCGCGAGTCAGCCGCCGCAGACCTCCCTTGAAGGTGAGTTTCCACTTGATCTCTCACCTTGGGCACTGGAAGTCGGTGACCGAGTCGAAGTGACGCTTCTGGCCACCGACTTTCGCAACAACGCCCAAGAGATGCCAGGGCAAAGCGATCCCGTGAATCTGGAAATTGGTGACGAGAGCACCGTGTTGGCTGCGATAGCCGAAGCCGACAAGCAATCGGAACAAATGCTGAGCGAATTGATCCAACAGCAATTAGGCTTGGGAGAAACCCAATGA